The DNA region GCCCTTGCGCCCCTTCACGGTCACCGGCACGATCTCGTCCTTGAAGCGACCGGCCTTCTGGGCGGCCTCCGCCTTGTTCTGCGAGGCGGTCGCGAATTTGTCCTGGTCCTCGCGGGTGATCTGCCAGCGCGCCGCGACGTTCTCGGCGGTATTGCCCATATGATAGCCGTGGAAGGCGTCGATCAGCCCGTCCTTCAGCATGGTGTCGGTGAACTTCATCTCGCCCATCTTGACGCCGCCGCGCAGATGCGCCGCATGCGGCGCCATCGACATCGATTCCTGGCCGCCCGCCACGATGATGTCGGCATCCCCATTGGCGATCTGCTGCATGCCGATGGCGACGGCGCGCAGGCCCGAGCCGCAGAGCTGGTTGAGGCCCCAGGCCGTCTTCTCCTGCGGCACGCCCGCCTTCATGGCGGCCTGGCGGGCCGGGTTCTGTCCTTCGCCGGCGCCGAGGATCTGACCGAGGATCACCTCGTCGACCTCGTCGGCCTTGACCTTGGCGCGCTCCAGCGCCGCCTTGATGGCGATCGCGCCGAGCTCATGGGCCGGCAGCGTGCCGAAAACGCCGTTGAAGCTGCCGACCGGCGTGCGCGCCGCCGACACGATGACGATATCATGATCCGACATGGAAGCTCTCCCGCTCAGGTGCTCTTCTCAAGTCCGGTGCTCTGCTCGAGCAAGATGCTCCGCTCGAGCAAGGCCCGGAATTTCCGACCTCTGGCGCCGCTCACGAAGCCCTCATTCTCTCGAAAACGGGGACGGTTCGCGAAAAGAACCAGCTACGATAGGCAGCCGCATGAGGCGGCAAGTCCTATGTGATGAATTTCGCGCCGTTGCGCAACCTGGCCCTCGCGCAAGGCTGGGAAGCGGCCGAAGATCCTTTTGGCCAAGCTTATGCGCCAAGCCCCACGCCAGGCCCATGCGCCAAGCCTTGCCCACCTCATCGGCCGCCTTGCCGGAGGCGCCCAAATAATCGGCGGCGTATGATCAATTTGCAGTCGTCGCAGGAGGATGCTTGAATGGGGCGCATGACCAAGACTGATCCTGCTGCCAAGACTGATCCCGCCGCCAAGGACATGCCGGAGAAGGGGGCGCCGATGGCGAGCGAACCGGTCGCCATAAAGAAATACGCCAATCGCCGACTCTACCACACCGGCTCGAGCGAATACGTCACGCTCGAGGATCTGGCGCGGATGGTGAAGGCGGGCGAGGATTTCGTCGTGAGCGACGCCAAGACCGGCGAGGACATCACCCGCTCGGTGCTCGCCCAAATCATCTTCGAGCAGGAGAACAAGGGGCAGAACCTCTTGCCGGTCACCTTCATGCGCCAGCTCATCCGCCTCTACGGCGACAGCATGCAGGCGCTGGTGCCGCAATATCTCGACTTCTCGCTCGACAGCCTGATCAACAATCAGCAGAAGCTGCGCGAGCAATTCTCGCAGGCGCTGGGGCAGACGCCCTTCGCCATCCTCGAGGAGCAGACACGCAAGAACATGGCGGTGTTCGCCAATGCGCTGCGCATGCTGACGCCGTTTGCCATCACGGGCAGCACCACGCCCGAGCCGCCGGCCGCCGAGCCTGCACGCCCCGACGAGATCAGCGAGATGAAACGCGAGATGGACCGGATGCGCGAGCGCCTGGAGCGGCTGTCGCCGAGCGGCAGCGCCAAGCCCTCAGGCGGTCAGCCGTCCTGAGGCCCGACGCCCTGATTTTTGGCGCCGAGAATCTTGTGGCGCTGATCCTTGGCCTCGTTCCTGGCCTCGCTCCGGCGCCGTCGGCTTGTCGAGAAGCTTCGGGGTGCCGATGAGCCGCCCCTGCAGGTAGTCGACGCCGATCTCCTCGACGATGCGGGCCGCAGCTTCCGTCTCGACCCATTCAGCCACCACCTTGCAGCCGATATGGCGGGCAAGGTCGACCAATGTGCGGATGAAGAAACGTCCGTCATTCGAACGGTCGACATCCTGCACGAAGGCGCCGTCGATCTTGATGATGTCGACCGGCAGCATGCGCAAGGTGCGGAAGGAGGTATGGCCCGACCCGAAATCGTCGAGCGCCACCGAGATGCCGAGCTCCTTGACGATGGTGAGCAGCTCGGTGGTGCGCCGGATATCGGCGAGCGCCATGGACTCGGTGACTTCGAGGATGAGCCGCCCGGCGAACGGCTTCGAGCCCGACGCATGTGAACGCAGCACCGCGAGCCATTCGGGATCGGCCAGCGACAGCGCCGAGGCATTGATGGCGAGCTTGAGATCGGGATGGCGGGTGAGCGCCTCGGCGGCAAGCTCGATGACGCGCTGGTCGAGCAGCGTGACGAGCCCGTTCTCCTCGCTGGTCGGGATGAAGACGGAGGCCGGGAGCAGGCGCCCCGCGGCATTGCGCAGGCGCAGCAAGCCCTCATGGAACGCGACCTTGCGCGATCCGGCTTCCACTACGGGCTGGCAGGCGAGCGCCAGGCGGCGCTCGTTCAAGGCTTGCAGGATTTCCTTCTGCCAATCGGTCGGCGGCGCTGCACCTGCCGCAAGCCCCGTCATCCGCACCGAGGCAGCGTCTTCGCTTGCGCCGAACTGCGCCTTGGCGCTGTCGACGACCGAGGTCGCGAGCGCCTGGGCATTAGCATGCGAGCCTTTCCAGACCGCACCGGCGACCGAGCCCACGAGCTGCGTGCCGCCATCCTCATCTTCCGGGAACTCGAAGGCGGTCTCGAGCCGCTTCACGGCCGTCGCCATCTGGGTCTCGTCGCAGGTGTTCAGCACGCAAAGCGAGGTCTGATCGTCGATGCGTACCAAGGTGTCGCCGCGACGCATCACCCGGCGCAGCCTGCCGGCGAAGCCTTCGCCGGCATCATAGGCGACAGGCAGCTCCGATCCGGAGGTGATCTGGCCTTGAGCCGCGACGACCGCGATCAAGGCGAAGCTGCGATGGGTGCGCTGCGCCTGCTCGCTGGCGCGCTCCAGCACCTCGCGCAGGGCGCCGCGGCCGAGAAATCGATAGGAGAGATCGCCGCCCTTGGGCAGGTCCTCGCGCAGCTCGGGAGGCAGGCCACGGACATGCAGGAGCCCGCGCGCCGACATCGGTTGCCCCGGCAGGCAGGCGAACCAGCGCCCGCTCTCCTCGACCAGATAGGCGCGTCCGTCCTTGGAGCGCAGGCGGTACGTCAAGGCA from Rhizobiales bacterium GAS188 includes:
- a CDS encoding acetyl-CoA acetyltransferase — its product is MSDHDIVIVSAARTPVGSFNGVFGTLPAHELGAIAIKAALERAKVKADEVDEVILGQILGAGEGQNPARQAAMKAGVPQEKTAWGLNQLCGSGLRAVAIGMQQIANGDADIIVAGGQESMSMAPHAAHLRGGVKMGEMKFTDTMLKDGLIDAFHGYHMGNTAENVAARWQITREDQDKFATASQNKAEAAQKAGRFKDEIVPVTVKGRKGDTVVENDEYIRHGATYDSMSKLRPAFTKEGSVTAANASGINDGAAALVLMTEANAKKRGLKPLAKIVSWATAGVDPAVMGTGPIPASRKALEKAGWKVGDLDLVEANEAFAAQALAVNKDLGLDAAKVNVNGGAIAIGHPIGASGARVLTTLLYEMGRRDAKKGLATLCIGGGMGIAMCVER
- a CDS encoding polyhydroxyalkanoate synthesis repressor PhaR; protein product: MGRMTKTDPAAKTDPAAKDMPEKGAPMASEPVAIKKYANRRLYHTGSSEYVTLEDLARMVKAGEDFVVSDAKTGEDITRSVLAQIIFEQENKGQNLLPVTFMRQLIRLYGDSMQALVPQYLDFSLDSLINNQQKLREQFSQALGQTPFAILEEQTRKNMAVFANALRMLTPFAITGSTTPEPPAAEPARPDEISEMKREMDRMRERLERLSPSGSAKPSGGQPS
- a CDS encoding diguanylate cyclase/phosphodiesterase, which encodes MNDISPGAAFRHARHQDGSSGPVADHRPVDPGGVLASLGFLAFSWDLRSGALSFVGDVQKVLPGDWGHDFESIARLEESQVSPSAGARQSALFGEERLDDGSGVPYALTYRLRSKDGRAYLVEESGRWFACLPGQPMSARGLLHVRGLPPELREDLPKGGDLSYRFLGRGALREVLERASEQAQRTHRSFALIAVVAAQGQITSGSELPVAYDAGEGFAGRLRRVMRRGDTLVRIDDQTSLCVLNTCDETQMATAVKRLETAFEFPEDEDGGTQLVGSVAGAVWKGSHANAQALATSVVDSAKAQFGASEDAASVRMTGLAAGAAPPTDWQKEILQALNERRLALACQPVVEAGSRKVAFHEGLLRLRNAAGRLLPASVFIPTSEENGLVTLLDQRVIELAAEALTRHPDLKLAINASALSLADPEWLAVLRSHASGSKPFAGRLILEVTESMALADIRRTTELLTIVKELGISVALDDFGSGHTSFRTLRMLPVDIIKIDGAFVQDVDRSNDGRFFIRTLVDLARHIGCKVVAEWVETEAAARIVEEIGVDYLQGRLIGTPKLLDKPTAPERGQERGQGSAPQDSRRQKSGRRASGRLTA